GGAATGGGCATTCTTTTCTTTATGGGCTTGCTTGAAGCATAACACAAGCCAGGAATGAGGTAGAGGAATGCAGAGCTGTGGTAGCTCATGGTGACTGTTGTGTCTCTCTTCACCAGGCATCTGACTCCAGCTTGAATGAAGAGGATGGACTCCATGTTTTCTTGTGGTGGCTGCTAGGTATGTGAGCACATctccagccagccctgctgagaagcagGCAAGGCTCAGCTCCCTGAGGTCTCATCCTTGGCCACTGTGGATTGGGCAGAGCAGACTGTGGTAGGAGTCCACATGCTGGTGTTGTTACGTTGAGCTTCCAGTAGATGTTGATTTGCAAAGAGTGGGAGTTTGTGGCACTCATTAAGAGCTTTGTGCAAGGAGATGCTCATCATGTAGCCAACAAGTCAAATACAGCACCTGAAGGATTTCTGCAAGGTAGTAGTGGTGCAGTGAGAGAATGAGGCTACAGTCAGGCGTAGTTGCGGGTACCTTCTTGATTCCTCCCTGCTTGATGTACGTGAGACTGTGAGCTATGCAGCAGTGGGGAAGAAGGGCGGTTGCCAGTTCAAGTGCTTCTCTTCCAGGTATTGCTGCGCTCACCTTCGCCCTCCTCATGTCTGCAAGAATGGGGATTTTCCAGGAGACTCTTTACAAGCAGTTTGGGAAGCACTCCAAAGAGGCCCTTTTTTACAACGTGAGTCACTGcatctttgttgtttcttttactgGACAGAGAGAGCTGCTCAGAGACCCTTTCCCTCCCACCTGGCACTCAGATCCATACAGGCAGCCCTGTGAGTTGCTTCAAATGATAGTGGTGGTTTCAGCTATGTGTAGTCATCTGACTCCAGAAGTTTCCTTTGCATGTGCAGCCCAGGAGGTGAATTTTATAAAGGGGGGAGGCCTGGCTTTCTGAATTtcccctgctcagcagcagacTGATGAAATTCACAGCCTCTATAGCTGGGCTGTAGTAGATCCTTCTTCATTAAGGGGAAGTTGTTGACAGAGAGAGTATTGAggagctggaacagctgcccagagaggctgtggatgccccatccatccctggaggtgttcaaggccaggttggatggggcgctgggcagcctgagctggtattcaatgtggaggttggtggccctgcctgtggtggggggctggagcttcatgatccttgaggtcccttccaacccaagccatgtGATTACATGATCCCATCTTCCCCCTTTGCTTCCCAGAAGGAGGAGGATTCTTTTGCTGCTCACAGAGCGTGTTGAAAACAGGCAGTATTCCTGGGGCAGAAACCCAAAGGATCACGTTCTGTGAGGATAGAGCAATGAAGCTCACATCCACAGAGATGTGTGAGGCTGATTTTTTCAGAGTGAGAAGTGAGTGGATTCACATGATCTATTAACATCATGTCtttctttaccttttctttccagcacGCGTTACCACTCCCTGGCTTTGTTCTCCTGGCCCCAAACATCTACCACCACGCAGTTCTTTTCAGCCAGTCTGGTGAGTGTTGCATAGATGGGAGCCTTGTTCTTACACCTTTCTGTCTTCTGGATAATGCTGGATGAAGCTTTTGTCATTCATGGACAAAAGAGACTTTCTCTCTCCTTGCATCTTAGCAAGTCTTTCTCCCTCCTGGCTCACACTTTGTGTGCCTACAGCAGATGCATTTTTCTTGAGGTAATTGCTGCTTAGTGATCTCTTTGTCCTTCCTCCCCACAGAGCTGTTCCAGATCCCAGTGATTGGGCTGACCATGCCAATCATGTGGTTCTACCTCCTCATGAACGTCATCACTCAGTATCCTTCCAATGTGCAGCTTGAGACAAGCTCTGGAGATAGCAGCacgataggaaaggtggaatGGGGTGGGGATGCTGAACCCTTGGTGCCTTCCCTGCTTTTTAGGAGCTGATGTTTGTGTAACTCTTGGAAAATACAGAGTGAAATTCAACCTGGAACTTGGGGCATTTTCCAGGATGGCTGAAATCTTCCACCAGAGTCAGGTTGGCTGTTAAAAGCTTACAGTGGTTTTGCCAGCCATTAGAAGGGATAACAGCCATTCATGCCCGTGTGCACTCTCCCAGGCAGCAAGGGCAGATCTGCAAGTCTGATGAAGCCAAGATACCCTGGAAAGCAGGGCCTTTCAGTTACCAATTTCTTCACTGTTGACAGGTTAGTGTGCCTTATAGCTGCTCGTGCTCCTCCATAAGACCAACCCGTTTATCTGCCTTTCCTTTGCCCTCTTAGGGAGGAAAGGGGACTTCTCCATCTGTAACTAGTAGTGGATCAGAAGTCTGATTTTAGTTTCCCTTTGCTCCACTGCAAGAACTGCAAACCTTGTTTGCCGTTAACCTTTTGCTAGCACATCAGCTCTGGCTAGTCTATAGTGGAGGAGTTTTGCTTTCCCATAGAGCAGGCTGGgtcagagcacagctgagctgagaAGGGACATTTATTCCCTCTATAAGCAAACATGGGTTATCCATTGCCCAAACCTTTGTGTTTTTTGAGGCTAGGAGAACTTCCCTTTTCAGCTCTGATGCCCCTTAACCTCCCACCCACCCAGATACGTCTGCATTCGGGGAGTCTTCATCCTCACCACGGAGTGCACCTCCCTCACCGTCACGCTGGTGGTGACGCTGCGCAAGTTCGTCAGCCTCATCTTCTCCATCCTCTACTTCCGCAACCCCTTCACGGCCTGGCACTGGCTGGGCACTGCCTTCGTCTTCGTGGGGACTCTCATGTACACAGAGGTGTGGAACAGCCTCGGCCCCCTCCTGGCTCGCTGGAGGAAGAGGCCGAAGGAGGAATAGCAGCTGGGGAACACTCTGGAGGGacctttttattgttttatagAGCAGAGCCGCAGGAAATCCCCCCCAAAGGGGTTCCTTTTTATTACACAGGGGAGGTGTTGGCTGTGCCAAGCTCCTGGGAAACATGGAGCCTCTGCTGGGAACCTGCCTGGAATAATGGATCGTGGTGGGAGGATATGGTTACTTTTGAGAAGGGTGCATTTTGTTATGCAACTCTTTCccttttaaagtaatttaaaagcTGACCCGGTTCTTGATTAGGATCCCAAccttgctgtgcttttctgcagtCCTCCCAGCTTCGTTGAGCTGAACCCTGAGCCCATTTGGTGCCGTCCTTTAACAGCCGGGTTAATGTAGTGGATGGCTGAGCCCCAAGGAGCCACCAGATGCTGCTGTTTACGGAGCAGGTTTTTAGTTACACTGTAAGTGCCAGACCTGGCTGTTGAGTCCTTGTTGCCTGATCCTGCTGGGAGGATATTGGTTACAACCCATAGCTTCCACCTTCTCCAGTCTGCTTGGTAGACTACCAAGGAGTGGCTTTGGGGACTTACCTCCAAGCCACCAAGCTCCCTGTCACTAAATAATCATGATGTTGCATTGCTACCTAATGAGGTGGAGGGTGTTAAGGGGTTCCTGCTTCTGGTAGAACTTAGTGCAGGTCACTTTTTAGCCacatcttcctcctttttccatCATCCCAAGTATGTGGCCACAGGTGAGTTTGCCACCTACAgtcagtgctgtgtgcctgggaCACTTCAGTGTAAAATCATGGAACAGTTTGACTTGGGAAGGGCCTTTTATGAACCTCCACCACTAGAAAGGTTGCCTGtagccccatccaacctgatcttgaGCACTTTGAGGGATGGGGCTTCCATGGCTTCTCTAGGttgtctgttccagtgcctccccaatctcagagtaaagaatttccttcttatACCAAATCTAACTCTTAAACGGTTACCCCTCGCCCTATCACTACACGCCTCAGGGTACAAACATTGCCAAGGAATTTCAGAAGGGCCAGAACAGCCGAGCTTACTTCTCTTGCTGAGGAGGGGCTGGTTTTCCTGTCCCTTCAGCTGGctctccccttttctttccttcttccatttctttggGGATCAGCTTCACTCATATGAGATCTCTGTGCATCCACCTGGTGCAGGACGGGTGTCCCATAGCATCACCTCTTGCATGACATGTGGAAAACTTGCAAGAGCTTTGGATGCGTGTCTTCCAGCAAGGCAAAGTGCAACACTGTTCTAGGAGCTGGTCATGGTTGAGCAGAGCAAAGGTTGATGAGCAGCCTTGTCTTTCTCGGTCttggagcagggagggagaacATGCATGGATTTTTTTTGGCTTGATTTTTCCTTTAGCACCGTGGTTACTTCATTGTGATGCTTCCCCTGTTCAGCCATGAGAATATCAAGTAGCGTCAAGTTGATCACATCAAGGTTGGCCAACTCTTGGTATCACCGACATCCTCGTGGTTTTTGGTTTGCATTGCTCCTGTCAACCACAAAGCATCACACAGCCCTGGGTGGGAAATAGAGCAAAACCTGGAATACTTGTGGGTATTgctaaaaagcaaaggaaagagaatgaaaaactAACAAGATGCAAAAGACAATCGCTCTCTGCCTCCCAGTTAAACCAATGCCAAGCACTCCCCAAGCAATGGCTACCATCCCAAAGCTCCTATCCCTCCATTTTATTGCTGATTGCAGTGGCTGTCCCCCAGCTTATTGCCCATCCTAAACAACAGCTGAGCAGGTGCCTGAGTGCCTGTAACATACTGTACATAGCCTACTCTCTAGGTTGCTGCCCTTTGTATCAACAAAGATACCCCCCCCGATTACGTGTTGTCACCCATTTCTGTGCGATGATGGTGCAGTTGGGGGATGTTTGGgctccttttattttataagCTGTAATCCTCTCAAGCCAGATATCTATCATGGGTTATATATTTTGTTCTTATCCCATGCCCTTTTTTTTAACGTGTCTGTTGTGTGTTTCTATGTGTTCCCAAGTATTTATTGTCGTAGAAGTGACAGCAattcccttcctgctcccctggTTGTGAGGTGAAGGGAAGGTCTGTGCAGAAATGCTCCCAATAGCCAAAAACTAGTATTTGAATCCTCCCAACCCAAAATGGGGGGTGCTGATTTGTTTGGGTTTTACGTTTGGCAATAGAAATGATAGGGTGATAAGacacatctgtttttcttttagcaaaGTGATGAGCCAAGATGCTTTTAGAACCAGCACTTTGGATTGACAGAGCTtttgggttggttggttgggttttggGGGGAGTATTTTCGATGTTGTTGGGGTTCTCTTTTTGTCGAACAGAATAAAGATCTCCTGTTCAAAGTATGAagttccttttgtttctccttgcatcctttgcttctgtcttgACAGCGATCAGAAAATTACTGGGgctctgaaaacacacagtttATCTTTCCTTTAACATAACAAAAGGTAGGAATGACTATTGCTGAGCTTCAAGGGAAAACCTCAGCCTTATCTCCTTTCCCTGCCACTGGCACGCAACAGGAGATGTGCTTTTCTTGGCAACGCATAGGCTGGTtaccacccaccagatcagactgcccagggccccataacgtggccttgagcatctccagggacaagGCATCCACTTTGAGCCCTTCCATCTTGCACAAGGGAAATGCAGCTAAAACAATAATGAGCTACGCGTCTACGGTGCCTACAGAATGGTGGGGTGgctgttttcctcctctgcagccctAAACTGAGATCACTTTGTCTTATCCTCTTGTGTCCACCCCTTTTTAGCCTTGGTTCCTACTGATGTGGGAAATGAAGTGAGATCTGGTCTGAGtgcaggaagaggaagatggTTGGAGAGGGAAAGGACGGCCACAGGGAAGGCCTCCCATTTAATTGTGTTTATGATAAATGATATCCACTAACAGTCCTAATTGCACTCAGGTGGGTGAGTTGGGCAGCTGAGGTGCCCATGTTCTGGACTTGGAGCCATGGCTCAGTTCAAGCTGGAACCCCAAATCAGTTGGTGCTGAGGGCACCATCAGGATTCAAAGACCCCAAACAAGACCCATTGGTTGCTTCAGGCTCCTGGAAATCTTGTCTATGCTGCACTGCTTCACTTGCCATGGTTTTAACCCCTTAAACCTCCCCACTGCATCAATAGGCGTACAACTCCCAAGCACTTAACCAAGTGTATACATTTCTAACTCAACAAATCATCTTTCCCCAGACTCTGGCGGCCATTCATTTAATAAACCCTCATTGGCTGGGCACTGCTTTCATCAACTCAACATTTCTGTTCCAAATCTTTTACCTGTCATTAAATTCGGGTTTGTGTTTATTAACACTTTCAATCCGTCCTCACCACGGTGGGATGGAGAAAAACAAGGGGTATTTATTAAAGTGAGAGGGAAAGTCTTGACCTCCATTGGGAATACCTCCATGAGATCTATGTCACTTCCAAGGTGTAAAAAACTTACTCCCGACACTAAATTAAAtgagaggggaaggagagggatAAAGATGTCTCTGTAAATCATCCGGAGCCACACAGTTAGTTTCTGTTCAGCATCTTTCATTATAGCAATCATAAATCAGCAGCTGAAGCCCAAGAGTGAGATTTATTGACATGGGAAACCTGGGAGAGGAATAGCTTGGAGGATACGGGGCCATTATTTTTGCCTCCATCATGGCCCAGGGTTGTGGGTCTCTTCTggtccccttccttctccaaaATGTGCTGGATCTTTTTTAGgtaatcattattattttccctcttccatACAGTTATGAGGAACTTGGCTTTACCCTTCACCTCCTGctctttctgagcagctggaAGATGGATGAGCTGAGCCTGCATTGACCAAAGGACAGCGGTGCAGGAAATCTATGTTAATGCATGTTAATCTACCCCTTTAAAGCTTGAGAAAGTGGGGGCAAAGTCGGAGCATCTGTCAGAGCCACATGGTCCTATTCCCATAGAGGAGGTGCTTGGGGACAGCCATGGGAAGATGCATGTTGTCTTCCACGCTCTAAGAGTTAACCTGCTTTGAGTCACCATGGGTGGAAGTAATCCCTGGGTTGGTGGCTTCCCAAAGCATAGCACAGAGGTGATGGCTGGTGATCCCTTGAACCAAGACGGGGACAACAAATGTTATGTAAAGCAGAGATGTCTTCCatcaggatcacagaatggttgggttttAAGGAgccttaaagcccacccagatCCAACCCTTGCCATGGGGTGGTTGCTTCCTACCTTATCAGGTGGGCCAAGGTCCCATCCATCCTgcccttgagcacctccagggatgaggcatccacaacttcttcATGCAGTCTGTTTCAGGGCCCCCCATGCcctgagaaaataatttcatcctCCCATTTCAcctgaatcttccctcttttagtttaaaaccattccgTGTTCTCCTGTTACTATCACACTACATTAAAGGCaagggaaggagagcagcacagcccttcgTGGTCTCCAAGGTTGACTACTGGGAGCCACAACACTTGGGATTAATGCAAGAAAAACCACTCCACCTTTAGAACCAAAGGAAATTGCTCTTTGTTCTGTTGTCACCTGGACAGGAGTGGCCTCTGTGCTGGTACCAGCAGGGAAGCACAAGATTGTCATGTGGGTCCAAAGGAAAGATATCATCTCTGGAAGTACCTTTGGCACAGGGGGTTTTTCACCATGGAGCTCTCGTGCTTCTGATGGACATTGATTTATACCTTCGTGCTCCTACTTGCTCTGAGATATAAGTGGAGAGAAGCAAGAATGATAACAATGTAGGAGCTgcctcccccttcctccccacagcaaagaaagaaattcaggcTTAGCAACGTGGGCTCCTCTCTCTCCACCTTACAGGAGACAGGACAAATATCTCAGAAGCTTGAAATATTTCAGGAGGGTTACCAAAAGGGTATGTCCAAGCAGCAAGAGTTACTGGAGAGCCTATGATGGGTATCAAGAAGAGTTTGCTTAAGCTCCAGCTCCAATGGAATGGATGCTTGAGTTGGGTTTGCAAATGCAGCAACGTGGAAAGAATGGTTAGGAAACAGACCCAACATTGCTGGGAGAGCTAAAGCTGTGAGCGCGTGTGGGATGAGACCAATAAAGGACCCAAATGGGCCTTCTTCAAACCCTTTTTTGGCTCTCCCTTAAACGAGGGGTGCAAAGA
The sequence above is a segment of the Excalfactoria chinensis isolate bCotChi1 chromosome 1, bCotChi1.hap2, whole genome shotgun sequence genome. Coding sequences within it:
- the SLC35B4 gene encoding nucleotide sugar transporter SLC35B4; this translates as MHPALAVCLVFCGCCSNVVFLELLVRQFPGCGNIVTFSQFLFIAVEGFIFEANFGRKRPAIPMRYYLIMVAMFFTVSVVNNYALNLNIAMPLHMIFRSGSLIASMALGIIILKKRYSLSKYTSIALVSMGIFTCTFMSAKQVASDSSLNEEDGLHVFLWWLLGIAALTFALLMSARMGIFQETLYKQFGKHSKEALFYNHALPLPGFVLLAPNIYHHAVLFSQSELFQIPVIGLTMPIMWFYLLMNVITQYVCIRGVFILTTECTSLTVTLVVTLRKFVSLIFSILYFRNPFTAWHWLGTAFVFVGTLMYTEVWNSLGPLLARWRKRPKEE